A genomic window from Phycisphaerales bacterium AB-hyl4 includes:
- a CDS encoding LysR family transcriptional regulator produces MQTLRLFVDVARCHSFSKAAVAHGITQSAASQRISQLEKNLGATLLDRSVRPLELTRAGQVFLDGVTDLLTGYDRLKDQVALLSADADSEAAARAEADIAGHVRVAAIYSSGIELLNRIRERFVAEHPRIEVEIRYNQPDQVYDAVRAFECDLGILSYPQRWRQVGVIPLRDEVMAVVCPPGHPLAERERIEAAELSGYEMVGFDRELPAGRRIRQYLRDNAAQPTVVNSFDNIDTIKGVLTVTQRFSILPKRTVAREVAAGQLCMVELKPALVRPIGMIYRRRHKHGEVFSPASQTFVDYLLKHAGPSVDLTGPAMATRDSRADRSELVGERA; encoded by the coding sequence ATGCAGACTTTGCGCCTGTTTGTGGATGTCGCACGCTGTCACAGCTTTTCAAAAGCTGCGGTGGCGCATGGCATTACGCAATCGGCGGCCAGTCAGCGGATCTCGCAGCTGGAGAAGAATCTCGGGGCGACGCTGCTGGATCGCTCCGTTCGGCCGCTGGAGCTGACGCGGGCGGGGCAGGTGTTTCTCGACGGCGTTACCGACCTGCTCACCGGCTACGATCGGCTGAAAGATCAGGTCGCCCTGCTGTCGGCCGACGCCGACTCGGAGGCGGCAGCGCGGGCGGAGGCGGACATCGCAGGCCACGTTCGCGTGGCGGCGATCTACTCGTCGGGCATCGAACTGCTGAACCGGATTCGCGAGCGGTTTGTGGCGGAACATCCTCGGATTGAGGTGGAAATCCGTTACAATCAGCCGGATCAGGTCTATGACGCGGTGCGGGCTTTTGAGTGCGATCTGGGGATTCTTTCTTATCCGCAGCGCTGGCGACAGGTGGGCGTGATTCCGCTGCGCGATGAAGTGATGGCGGTGGTCTGCCCGCCGGGGCATCCGCTGGCCGAGCGGGAGCGGATCGAGGCGGCTGAGCTTTCTGGATATGAGATGGTCGGTTTTGATCGGGAGTTGCCCGCCGGTCGGCGAATCCGCCAATACCTGCGGGACAACGCGGCCCAGCCAACGGTCGTGAACTCTTTCGACAACATCGACACGATCAAGGGCGTGCTGACGGTGACGCAACGCTTTTCCATCCTGCCTAAGCGTACGGTCGCCCGCGAAGTCGCGGCGGGCCAGCTTTGCATGGTGGAGCTGAAGCCGGCGCTCGTCAGGCCGATCGGCATGATCTACCGCCGTCGGCACAAGCATGGCGAGGTGTTTTCGCCTGCGAGCCAAACCTTTGTGGACTACCTGCTCAAGCACGCCGGGCCGAGCGTCGATCTGACGGGCCCGGCGATGGCGACCCGGGACAGCCGGGCTGACCGCAGCGAGTTGGTGGGAGAACGAGCATGA
- a CDS encoding MqnA/MqnD/SBP family protein, producing MTSIDTNKKTLRIGHSPDPDDAFMWYPLANFTGPDGNAYTPKIDTKGYDFVHVLEDIQSLNERSNKGELEITALSIHQLPYISDKYVLTSCGSSMGDGYGPMVVAREQFEIADFIHPLATPTPADSKRPRLAIPGEQTSAWLAMQLLLLEHGAQPGEEIPVDFEVVPFDQIIPKVVSGEFDAGLIIHEGQLTYAKAGLKCVVDLGKWWTETRELPLPLGGNAIRKDLGDELPKVCGILLESIRWALNHREESVKFSLQWARDMGHDLADRFVGMYVNQWTLDYGEHGRAAVRQFIGEATKAGLVPDKGEIEFVEPE from the coding sequence ATGACGAGCATTGACACGAACAAAAAGACGTTGCGCATCGGCCACTCGCCCGATCCCGATGACGCGTTCATGTGGTATCCGCTGGCCAACTTCACCGGGCCCGACGGCAACGCCTACACGCCCAAGATCGACACGAAAGGCTACGACTTCGTTCACGTGCTGGAAGACATCCAGTCGCTGAACGAGCGGTCGAACAAGGGCGAGCTGGAAATCACCGCCCTTTCCATCCACCAGCTGCCCTACATCAGCGACAAGTACGTGCTGACAAGCTGCGGCTCGTCGATGGGCGACGGCTACGGGCCGATGGTGGTCGCGCGGGAGCAGTTTGAGATCGCCGACTTCATTCATCCGCTCGCCACACCGACGCCCGCCGACTCCAAACGGCCGCGGCTGGCGATCCCCGGCGAGCAGACCAGCGCCTGGCTGGCGATGCAGTTGCTGCTGCTGGAGCACGGCGCGCAGCCGGGCGAGGAGATTCCCGTGGATTTCGAGGTCGTACCGTTCGACCAGATCATCCCGAAAGTCGTCTCCGGCGAGTTCGACGCGGGGCTGATCATTCACGAAGGCCAACTCACCTACGCGAAGGCGGGGCTTAAGTGCGTCGTCGACCTGGGCAAGTGGTGGACGGAGACGCGCGAGCTGCCGCTGCCGTTGGGCGGCAACGCGATCCGCAAAGATCTGGGCGACGAGCTGCCGAAGGTTTGCGGCATCCTGCTCGAATCGATCCGCTGGGCGCTGAACCATCGCGAAGAGTCGGTGAAGTTTTCGCTGCAATGGGCCCGCGACATGGGGCATGACCTCGCGGACCGTTTCGTGGGCATGTATGTCAATCAATGGACGCTGGACTACGGCGAGCACGGCCGAGCTGCGGTGCGGCAGTTCATCGGCGAAGCGACAAAGGCCGGCCTCGTGCCGGACAAGGGCGAGATCGAATTCGTCGAGCCGGAATGA